The following nucleotide sequence is from Gymnodinialimonas sp. 202GB13-11.
TCTCGGGGAAAACGATGTGCTCCTTGATGCCCATGGCAAAGTTGCCACGACCGTCGAACGACGGCTTCACACCACGGAAGTCGCGGATGCGGGGCATTGCGATGGTGGTGAGGCGGTCAAGGAAGTCGTACATGCGGTCGCCGCGCAGCGTGACCTTCGTGCCAAGCGGCATGTCTTCACGAACGCGGAAGCCAGCAATGGACTTCTTGGCTTTGGTGATGACCGCGTGCTGGCCTGCGATGGCGGTCAGGTCTTCCTGGGCCGATTTGGCCTTCTTGGAGTCCTTCACGCTTTCGGCCCCTGCGCCGATGTTGAGAACGATCTTCTCAAGGCGCGGGATCTGCATGTCGTTTTTGTAGCCGAATTCCTCTTTCATGGCTGCCTTGATGGCATCCTTGTAAGCGGCCTTCAGACGCGGGGAGTAGTTGGCGGTATCCAGCATCAGATCACGTCCCCCGTGGTCTTGGCGAAGCGGACCTTCTTGCCGTCTTCCTCACGGAAGCCAACGCGAGTTGCTTTGCCGTTTGCGTCCAGCAGGGCCAGGTTCGACAGATCGATGGGCATCGCCTGAGGGATGCGGCCACCTTGGCTGGACTGGCTTTGCTTGGTGTGACGGATGGCGATGTTCACGCCGTCCACGATTGCTTTGCCGGCCTTCGGGTTCACGGAGGCGATTTCGCCTTCCTTGCCCTTGTCCTTGCCGGCGAGCACGACGACCTTGTCGCCCTTCTTGAGCTTAGCTGCCATCTTACAGCACCTCCGGCGCAAGCGAGATGATCTTCATGAAGTTCTTCGCGCGCAGCTCACGAACAACCGGCCCAAAAATACGGGTGCCGATCGGCTCGTTGTTGTTGTTGAGGATGACGGCGGCGTTGCGATCAAAGCGGATCGCTGTTCCGTCTTCACGGCGGACTTCCTTGGCGGTGCGAACGACGACGGCCTTGCGGACGTCCCCTTTCTTCACACGACCACGCGGAATAGCCTCCTTGACCGACACCACGATGATGTCGCCCACAGAGGCGTACTTGCGTTTGGAACCACCCAGGACCTTGATGCACTGAACACGGCGAGCGCCGCTATTGTCAGCAACATCCAGATTGGTCTGCATCTGGATCATATTGGTTTCTCCCGACGTCCCGGACCGGCAGTTTGCACATTGGCCCGGGGGTTTCGATCAAACCGAGATGTGACAGCCTTAGTTGGCGATCACCTCCCAGCGCTTGGATTTCGAGACAGGGGCACATTCCTGAATGCGGACTGTGTCACCCACCTTGAAAGTGTTCTCCGGATCATGCGCCCGATACTTCTTGGACTTCCGGATGGTCTTCTGCATGACCGGGTGCTTGAAGCGGCGCTCCACGGATACGGTCACGGTCTGTTCGTTGGCGTCGCTGGTCACGGTGCCTGTAAGGATACGCTTGGGCATGGTCTTACGCCTCCGCTGCGGCAGCGGCCGCTTTTTCGTTCAGAATGGTCTTAACGCGCGCGGCGTCGCGGCGAACCTGACGCATACGAGCGGTGTTTTCGAGCTGGCCTGTGGCCTGCTGGAAGCGGAGGTTGAAGGCCTCCTTCTTTAGCGCCGTCAGCTCATCACGAAGCTGGTCCGGCGTCTTGTCACGCAGTTCCTGGGCGTTCATCGCCTTTTTCCTTTCAACATCATCAGCCGGCCGCGCGAAGCGTCACCGTGATTCTGATGGAGTTCGGTGAATGAACGGTCGCAATAGGCTCAAGCCAAGTGCAATGCAACCCATTTCTCCCAAACAAAAACGACCGCCCCCGCGCACTTCCGGCGCGTGGAGCGGCCTCTCCCTGCGGACTTCGCAGTCGGCAGAATCTTAATCGTCGTCGGTCAGGGCGTTGAAGCCCGCGCTGATGCCACGACCTGCAAGGCGCCCTGCGCCTGCGACCGCGTGAACCGTGCCGCGCCCGACGGTGCCCACGACGTCACCGGTCGTGTTCGCAACCTGGCTGGTCGAGCAGGCCCCAAGCGTGACAGTCGAAAGGACGGCGGCTGCAAGGATCGTCATGCGATAAGTCACTTTGGTCATCGGTCTCTCCTTCCCCTGATCGGGCATTGGTTCAAAGGCAGCAGAAGCGCCGTCTTTGCTTGGGGAATAGGTAATCCATAGCTTTACTCATGAAAAACGAATAAGAAATATGTTTAAAACGAGTATTGCTGAAGGATAGATATGGATATCGCCCTGATCCGCACATTCCTTGAAGTCACGGCCACCGGGTCCTTCGTCTCCGCCGCTGACCGTCTCTACGTGACACAATCCGCCGTGAGCCTGCGTGTTCAGCGGTTGGAGGCAAGCCTTGGCCGCCCCCTCTTCACGCGGTCCAAAGCGGGCGCGGAGCTGACGGCCGCGGGGCGCGAGTTCGAACGCTACGCGCTGTCGATGCTGAAACTGTGGGAAGAGGCCAGACAACAGGTTGCGATCCCCGAAGGCTTTACCGAAAGCCTCTCCATCGGCGCGCAATACTCGCTCTGGCCGCGCCTGGGGTTTCGCTGGCTTGACCAACTGCGTGTCGAACGTCCCCACCTCAACCTACGGGCGGAACTGGGGATGCCCGACAGGCTCACCCGATTTCTAGTCGAGGGCGTGATTCAGGCTGCGCTGACCTACACGCCCCAGATCCGCCCCGGGCTATCCGTTGAACAGGTGCTGGATGAAGAGCTTGTGCTGGTCGCCCCTTGGTCCGACAAGCGGCAAATCACGCCCGACCATTACGTGTT
It contains:
- the rplE gene encoding 50S ribosomal protein L5, with the translated sequence MLDTANYSPRLKAAYKDAIKAAMKEEFGYKNDMQIPRLEKIVLNIGAGAESVKDSKKAKSAQEDLTAIAGQHAVITKAKKSIAGFRVREDMPLGTKVTLRGDRMYDFLDRLTTIAMPRIRDFRGVKPSFDGRGNFAMGIKEHIVFPEINFDKVDEVWGIDVIIVTTAKTDAEAKSLLKHFNMPFNA
- the rplX gene encoding 50S ribosomal protein L24: MAAKLKKGDKVVVLAGKDKGKEGEIASVNPKAGKAIVDGVNIAIRHTKQSQSSQGGRIPQAMPIDLSNLALLDANGKATRVGFREEDGKKVRFAKTTGDVI
- the rplN gene encoding 50S ribosomal protein L14; amino-acid sequence: MIQMQTNLDVADNSGARRVQCIKVLGGSKRKYASVGDIIVVSVKEAIPRGRVKKGDVRKAVVVRTAKEVRREDGTAIRFDRNAAVILNNNNEPIGTRIFGPVVRELRAKNFMKIISLAPEVL
- the rpsQ gene encoding 30S ribosomal protein S17, translated to MPKRILTGTVTSDANEQTVTVSVERRFKHPVMQKTIRKSKKYRAHDPENTFKVGDTVRIQECAPVSKSKRWEVIAN
- the rpmC gene encoding 50S ribosomal protein L29 is translated as MNAQELRDKTPDQLRDELTALKKEAFNLRFQQATGQLENTARMRQVRRDAARVKTILNEKAAAAAAEA
- a CDS encoding LysR family transcriptional regulator, encoding MDIALIRTFLEVTATGSFVSAADRLYVTQSAVSLRVQRLEASLGRPLFTRSKAGAELTAAGREFERYALSMLKLWEEARQQVAIPEGFTESLSIGAQYSLWPRLGFRWLDQLRVERPHLNLRAELGMPDRLTRFLVEGVIQAALTYTPQIRPGLSVEQVLDEELVLVAPWSDKRQITPDHYVFVDWGPEFVRAHAMHLPHLTNTGMTLSLGAMAVDFIQTRQLAAYLPVRAVKPLIDRGELFLIADAPIFPYPAWVVWRDDLPTNVREYASKTLENVVATAETEQSSVLDQLDKISAEEVETLGRA